CCCGGAGAAGCAGCATGTTCAGATCTATTTGAGCGACCAGACGACCTGCCGCCGGACTGGGAAGAGGGACTGCGACCAGGGCCTTCAATGGCTGATCGGGAGAGAGAAATAGCCACTTGAGCGAATCGCCTTGAGACAGCAACTGCTGTCTGACCTCATCATCCGCCAGGCAGGCCTCTAGTCGGGACAGCGACTCGGTGTTCTGCGCCTTGCGCCAGCCCACATCCCCTGCCCCATCAACGAAGGCGATGCCTTCCAGGGCGGAGAGATCACGTAGATAGCTATCTGCATCCTGTACCTGCAACGACGCTGTGGACAGGCCTTCCAATACGCTCCAACGTTCACCCATGCGCTTTAACGCCTGCTCATGGCGCTTGATGATCGCTTCGCTGGTCAGTTCGGCCACATCCGCTACATGCGACGCCTGCTCCGCTTCGACCCGGTGTTGCTGCCAGCCGACAAGCAGCCAGCCGAGCGTGCTCAGGGTGACCCCGATCACCGCTGCGGTACAGAGCCCCCGACCAAGCCTGAGTGGAAAACGCTGCCAGTGTTCTGCCGCATAGCGCATGGCCAAGCCGAAGCATAAGTAGAAACCACTGCACAGAGGGCTGCTCATCCGCTGCAGCTCCTGCAAGGCGTCATGGCGTGTGGGTACCAGGACCACCAGGAGGCTGGCCAAGCCTACTAGGAAGAGTCCGTTACCTACTAACTTGAAGCACCAGCGCCTGGCCTGCCCCCGCACGCCAAGCCATAGGCCGAAGGCGATCATCAAGGGAAAGATGGCGGAGGCGATCTGTAAGCTCCCCTTTCCCGCTCCGCTATCGAAGCTCACTCCCTGAGGGGAGATCCCCATGGCCTCGGCCAGCAGATACACGGCATAGAAAGCTAGCAGAGCTGACAGGCTTAAGCGCCACCTCCGGTGATGCTGGATCAACGCCAGGAGGCCAAGCCCGGCCAGCAGCCCTGAGACAGCACTGCCCGGCGTGACCCGCAGGCCAGACGGCAGATGAAGGTCCAGCCCCAGTTGAGCGAAGAGTGCACCAAATACGCCCATCGCGGTGGTGCCGGCAATCAACACCACCAGCCCGGCATCCCCAGCCAAGTGTTGATGCTTGTGTGCAGAATCCATCAGAGGTCATCCCTTACTGAAGTACCATCAGGAGGAAGTTAATACTTTTTCCTTATAACTCAGATGCTTAAAAAACAAGAGCAGCTACATATTTTCACTACACTGTACACACAATTTTTTCCTACACACTCAACAATCAATAGGCGAGTTGGCTGACAAGGTAAGAAATACATGCATTGAAAGACTTAGAAGCATCGCGCAGCGATTCCATTTCTCACGTCAGATGATCGCATTACGGATGATGGGTAGGAAAGAGTGGCATATGCTGCTTAAGCATTAGTTTTCTACGAGGACCACACACGTGGAGTTACACAGCCTGTGGCAGTCGCTGACGTATCCAAAACGCATGGCGAAATCGTTGGCAAATAACCACAGCATCCAGTGCGCCATCATCATGCTGCTATTGTGCCTTGGCGCAGGAATCGTATATGCCACTGGTGGGACGGCTTACGCCTATCTTTATTATTGCTGATCCCCATATTGGTTGCCGCCTCATGATATGCCCTGCCTGGTAGCCTTATCACAGCACTTGTCGCCAGCATATTGATGGCTTTTATGCCTCAAGACGCCAACCGTGGCATCGATCAGGAAAGCGCCAACTATTTGCTCCGTATGGCGCTGTATATGCTGCTGGGTGGCGTTGCCGATTGGCTGTCTCATTCCCGTCGTCAAGCGCTCGTCGCCCATCGCTACGTGGCCCACAGCGATGACCAATCTGGCCTCGCTAACCAGGTCGCACTCAATGAGGGTCTTCACAAGCGACACTCACAGCCCAAATGACTGGTGTGGTCAAGGTAAAGATCACTGACATGTCAGACGTCATCGAAGCCTTGGGCTTAGAAGCTGCCGATGAGCTTCTCTTCGAGATGAGCCAAAAGCTTAGTCGGGCGATTAGTGGTAACCACCAAGCCTACCGCATCACCCCAGATGAGCTGGCTCTGATCGTGCCAGACCTCGAACCACATGATCTCGACACAATCAGTCAGCAATTGCTGGAGGCTGGGGAGGAAACCCCATCCATTCAGCAGATGCCTGTCCGTATCCAGCTGGCACTTGGCAGCGCCATTACCGACATCAACAACAAGATAATGCCAGTCAAGCTGCTACGAGAACCGCACGTTGCAATTTGAAATCCATCCAACGACGGCAGGGGAGCACACATTGAACGCAGCATGTCGTGACCAAACAGACTTGGCGGCATCATTGATCACGCTCACCTTCCGCAAAATGCCTGACGCGATTCCCGGTGGCAACCTGCGGCTTACATACCACTCAAGCCCGTCGTTTTGGCCGACGCCCATTCACGAGATCACCTCCCCCGCCTCAATCAATGTCAGGCGGCCGGTCAAGAAGGCACCGGTGTCGATATAGTGGACATTGCCAAGGCTGGTTGGGGTGCCGACGATGGAGTGCCCCACTACTACAGCATCGATGCCATCGACGGTTGTCCTGTCACCTTCCTTGATGCGCGAGCGACCCCAAATAAGGCGCTCGCGGCCGGAATCATTGTCTTCGAGTTCAAGCCGGGACCTGTCAGCGGGCGGTTCAGCATGCACGATGCCTATACGCTTGCCGGCAACGCTTAGCTCTCTTGCGTAGGGTAGATGGCGCATGGCATCGCTGAGCACCATCTTCACTTCCTTGACGCTCCCTCTCTGCACCCAGGTGCCGCCATTGGCCATCCACAATTCATGCTTGTGCCATTCATCGCCGACGGTGTTGAACAAAGCTTTGTAGGCCAGCATCTCGTGATTGCCTCGCACTCCGAAGAACCAGGGCTTGAACGGCAAAGACAGGCAGTCGAACGATTGTGCGCCGCGATCGATCAGGTCGCCCACGCTGAAAAGGCGATCCCGAGCCCTATCGAAATCGACGCTGGCCATGGCTTTCATCAGCAGGTCGTACTGGCCATGAATGTCGCCGACCAGGAAGTCGCGGCCTTGCGTATTGGCGGCATGCTGCACAAAAAAGGTCACGGCTACGGCTCCTTCTGATCTGCCCACATCGGCTACCGGGCAAGGATGGCGCTATCCAACGCCCACCTCTAGCGGGTAGCACCAAAGATCGAGAGTAGATTCGTCATCAGGTAGCGCCAGCCATGCGGGGGTAACCTGCGCCCTCTGCTGCTCCTGCTCCTGCTCCTGCTTCTGCTTCTCTACTATAGTGCCGCCCGGCCATGGTAAAGTGCGGGCAGACTTGGGCGCTGGCGGCAAAGTCCTGCCTATATGACTGAATAGAGCAGCAAGTGACAGACAGAGATAGCCCACCAACAGGGGTCGCTGAGTGCTCTATACCCGCTACACAGTCGCTCAGTTCCTGAATGTCTTTTCCTTCTACCTGTGAGCCGATCACATGGCTACCTTTCTGCTGATCTTTGCTGTTTGCTTCCTGGTCATCGGCAGTATGGTCGGTGTCATGATGCTGTCGCGCACGCCGCGCTACCGTACAGAGGCTCATGATCTGCTGACGCTATTCGACAAAGCGCTCACCGGCAGCCTCAGCGAGACAGAATGGCATACCGTCATTGGCTACCCAGTGCGTCATGATGAATTCCTCGAGGGCGTTCGCCGCCGCGCGCAGCACCTGATGGATGAGCACGGCCGCCCCTGGCAGGCCGCTCAGGGTGGGTCGCTGTTCTCCCGCAGCGGGCGTGACGATCTTCAGGCGCTGCGTGACCACCTCGCTTCCAGAACGGCGCTACGAGAGGCACGAGAGCGACCACAGTCAGACTAAGGCCGCTGTCTTTCGATTTGCATCGGCGTACAATGGCCGCCTATCTGGTTTAATGTGCCGGGAGTGCCAAACCGATGCCCAGCGCCCTTCATCTTTTCCCGCTCGATACCATTACCAAGCACCATGATCATGACTATCATCAGATCGTGATCGGGGTGGATGGTAATGCCGAGTTCGAGATCGAAGGTCTGGGCGGTTCGATTGCCCCTCTCTCGGGATGCATCGTTCCGGCCAATCACGTGCATTACTACGAAGGGGTGGGGATCAATCGCCATCTCATCATGAACCTGCCATCCGACGCTTTCCCCCTGGCAGGCCAGCACCATGAGTTCGCGCGGCTGTTCGACGCGCCACTGTTCTTCTCGTTAGATGCATCGCTCACCCGCTATCTCGACTTCCTGGTACAAGAACTCAGCCACATGATGGACGGAGCGCCACAGCAGCTGGTGCATCACGAACTGATGGCGACCACCTTTCTGTCCTGCCTTAACGTGCGCCTGCAGCCCGCTCAAGAACTGTCCAACGGGCAACAGCGCATCAACTTGGCCTCGTTGGATCGCTATATTCAGCAACACCTTTCAAAACGACTCAGCGTCGCTGATCTGGCACGTCATGCCTGTCTGAGCGAGGCCCATTTCACTGACTGCTTCCGCCAACAGGCGGGCGTAACGCCTTATCAATATCTGCTGACCAAGCGCCTGCGTACGGCCCAGCATCTACTCCTTTCAACGCGCCTCCCCTTGTCGGAAATTGCTGATCAGACTGGCTTTTCTTCGCAAAGCTCGCTGTCACATGCCTTCCGCCGCAGCTTCGGTCACCCTCCCAGCGCCTTGCGTCGGCCTACACAGCCAACCATTCTTAATAACGCTCCTTAAGACGTAACCAAAAAGTCTAAATATCGACTTACTCTCGCAACCTTTCCCGCTTTTTGACAAATCAAGCCGGGAAATTCGCAAGACGCAAGCCGCGCGCATCACTACATTCATCCAGTCATGAAACGACCACGGGCAGTTCGCGCCTGCCCTGACGTTTCCTGGGCCACGCTTCACCAGCCGGGTTCCTGCCACCTTCGCAGGCCACTGACGTCATGTCGGCAATGTCGCCCGGTCACGCATTGTCATGGGGTATTCATAAATGCTAGATGTCGGGTCCCCGATGATCGAATCGCCTATAGAAGTTATCCTCTGCTAGCCGCCAGAGAGCTTCTTCAGCAATTCATTCGGGAGCAGGTTCATGGACATCAAGCTGCATAAACAAGCGACCACGACACCGAAGATCCGTGCCGAGATCCAGGCAGCCCCCACCAGCATCACGGATAGCGAGTTGGCCCGCCAATATGGCGTCGCCACCGCGACCATCCGGCGCTGGCGGAACCGTGACGATGTCCACGATCGATCTCACACGCGGCACAACCTGCTGGCCACGCTCACGCCCGAGCAAGAGGAGGTGCTGATCGCCGCTCGCGAATTCCTTCGCCTCGGTCTGGATGATCTCCTGGTCGTGGCACGTGAATTCCTGAATCCTCGCTTGTCCCGCTCCGGGCTGCATCGCATGCTCAAGCGGCGCGAGGTGCCGACATTGGCGAAACTGGCTCGGCAGGACGCCGGCGGTGATGAGAAGCCCCGGCACAAGCCCTTCAAGGACTATGAGCCGGGTTTCGTGCACATCGACATTAAACACCTGCCTCAGATGCCTGACGAGCAGCAGAAACGCTACTTGTACGTCGCCATCGACCGTGCCACGCGCTGGGTCTATTTGGAGATCAAGCGCAGTCAGTCAGCGAAGGACGCGCGTGCGTTCATGAAGCAGTTGAAGGAGAAGGCCCCCTTCAAGATCCAGACGGTACTTACAGACAACGGAAAATCCTTTACTGATCGCTTTACTCGGGCCGGTGAGCGTAAGCCCAGCGGCAACCATGCATTCGACCAGGAGTGCCAAGCCCATAACATCGAGCATCGTCTGATCAAGCCGGGCAGGCCGCAGACGAACGGCATGGTGGAGCGCTTCAATGGTCGCATCAGCGACGTGTTGGCGACTCGGCGCTACACCTCAGGCGAAGACCTTGAGCAGACGCTGAAACGCTATATGTGGCTGTACAATCACCACATTCCGCAGAAGGCACTGCATCATCAATCGCCGATTGAGGTGATGAAGGTATGGCAGATCAAGCACCCTGAGTTATTTACCAAGCGGGTGGTTAATCACACGGGACCCGACAGCTAGACGCTAATAACATGCTGGATAGCACCATTTGGAAGCAGGACCTGGATACGCTGTTCGCCCGCATCAGCGATCATTACGTGGTGGATGAAGAAACCTTCGTAGGTGAACTCGTCGACTTCCTGTCCGCCGACGAAGCAGAATTCAAGCGGACAGCGAACCAGGCAGCCGAGCTGGTACGCGAAGTCCGGGAAATGGATACAGCAGTCGATTCCATCGATGAACTGCTCCAACAGTACAGCCTTGATACCAATGAAGGCCTGATGTTGATGTGCCTCGCCGAGGCCATGCTGCGCATTCCGGATAAAGCCACTGCAGACGCCCTGATCGAAGACAAGCTTGGTCCGGCAGACTGGAAGGCCCACGTCGGCAAGAGTGAGTCGTGGTTCGTCAATGCGTCTACCTGGGGCCTTTTGATGACTGGTCGCGTCATCAACCTGGACAAGCCCAAGGAAGGCAAGCCCGCCCACTTCATCAATAAGCTCGTCAATCGCATGGGTGAGCCGGTCATTCGTCGCGCCATGTATGAAGCGATGAAGATCATGGGCAAGCAGTTCGTGCTCGGCCGCGACATCGAAGAGGCACTCAAGCGCTCCAAGCCGCTATTCGATAAAGGCTACACCTACTCCTACGACATGCTCGGTGAAGCGGCTCGAACCCGCGCGGACGCCAAACGCTATTTCGATTCCTATGCCGACGCCATCAAGAGCGTGGGCAAGACCAGCAAGAGCCTGTCGTCCAAGACGCCGTCACCGTCGATCTCCATCAAGCTCTCGGCCCTGCATCCGCGCTATGAATTCGGGCGTCGCGAGCAGGTCCTCGAAGAGCTGGTCGGCACCGTGCGTGAGCTGGCGGCCATGGCGCGCGAGCGCGATGTGGCCATGACCATCGATGCTGAAGAAGTCGATCGCCTCGAGTTGTCGCTGGAAGTCTTCCGTGCCGTCTATGAAAGCGACACCTGCCGTGGCTGGGGCCACTTCGGTTTGGTCGTGCAGGCTTACGCCAAGCGCGCCCTGCCGGTGCTGCATTACATCAATCGCCTGGCCGACCAGCAGGGCGACGAGATCCCGATGCGCCTGGTCAAGGGCGCTTACTGGGATACCGAAGTCAAGGAGTGCCAGCAGATCGGCGTCGACGGCTATCCGGTCTATACCCGCAAGGCCAGCACTGACGTTGCCTATCTGGTCTGTGCCAGCTTCCTGCTGTCGGAAAGCACCCGCGGGCGTATCTTCCCGCAGTTCGCGACGCACAACGCGCACACCATCAGCACCATTCTTGAACTGGCCAACGAAGCAAGTCGGCCCTTCGAGTTCCAGCGCCTGCACGGCATGGGCGAGGCCCTGTACGACGCGGCGCTCAAGCGTGCACCGCAAGGCACTTACTGCCGTATCTATGCGCCGGTAGGGGCGCACAAGGATCTACTGCCGTATCTGGTTCGCCGCCTGCTCGAGAACGGGGCCAACTCCTCCTTCGTTCACCAGTTGGTGGACCCGCGTGTCCCGGTCGAATCGCTTTGCGTGCACCCGGTAGAGACGCTCAAGCAGTACAAGACCTACGCCAACAACCGGATTCCTTTGCCCAAGGATATCTATGGCCCTAACCGCGTGAACTCGAAGGGAGTGAACTTGAACATCAACAGCCAGTACCAGCCGCTCATGGATGAGATGGCGAAATTCATGGACAAGGAGTACAACGCTAAACCGCTGCTGGCCTTCGATGTTGCCGATGACGGCAGTGCTCGCCATGATGTCCTCTGCCCGTTCGACCGCAAGGTCAAAGTGGGCAGCGTGCAGTGGACCAGCAAGGACCAGGCGTCCAAGGCCGTGGATGCCGCCTGGGCTGCCTTCCCGCGTTGGGAGAACACTCCGGTTGCCGAGCGTGCCGCCATCATCCGCCGCCTGGGCGACCTGATGGAAGAGAACCTCGCCGAGCTGATGGCCCTGTGCTCGCGCGAAGGTGGCAAGCTGCTGACCGATGGCGTCGACGAGATCCGCGAGGCGGTTGACTTCTGCCGCTACTATGCGACCCGCGCCGAAGAGCTGTTCGGTAACGCCACCACTCTGCCGGGCCCCACCGGCGAGTCCAACGAGCTGATGCTGTCCGGCAAGGGCGTGTTTGCCGCGATCAGCCCCTGGAACTTCCCGATCGCCATCTTCTGCGGTCAGGTCGTGGCAGCGGCCGTTGCCGGCAACCCGGTACTGGCCAAGCCGGCCGAACAGACCTCACTGGCGGCCAACCGCATTATCGAACTGCTCTATGAAGCGGGCATGCCGCGCGACGTCGTACAGCTGCTGCCGGGCGATGGCCCCACCGTGGGCAGCGTGCTCAGCGGTGATCCGCGCATCACTGGCGTGGTCTTCACCGGCGGCACCGACACCGCTCAGATCATCAACCGCGCACTGGCCGCCCGTGAAGGCGCCGCCCTGCCGACACTGATCGCCGAGACTGGCGGCATGAACGCCATGATCGTCGACTCGACCGCCCTGCCCGAGCAGGTCGTGGCCGATGTCGTGCAGTCCGCGTTCCAGAGTGCCGGTCAGCGCTGCTCCGCACTGCGCGTGCTTTACCTCCAGGAAGACGTGGCCGACCGGGTCATCGAGATCCTCAAGGGCGCGATGGACGAGCTGCATGTGGGCGATCCGCGCAACCTGGGTACCGATGTGGGCCCGGTGATCGACGAGGACGCGCGCAAGGGCCTGATGGCTCACATCGAGAAACTCAAGGGCGAAGGCCGTCTGGTCGCCGAAACCAAACTCGACCCGGTGCACACCGCCGAGGGCACCTTCGTCGCCCCGGTCGCCTTCGAGATCGACAGCATCGACGCCCTGGAGCGCGAGCAATTCGGCCCGATTCTGCATATCGTTCGCTACAAGGCCAGCGAGATCGATAAGGTGGTCCAATCCATCAACGATCGCCGCTACGGTCTGACCTTCGGCGTGCATAGCCGCAACGAATCCTTCGCCGAAGAAATCGCGCAAAAGATTCGGGTAGGCAATGTATACGTAAATCGTAATATCATAGGCGCCGTCGTCGGCGTCCAGCCCTTCGGTGGTCAGGGGCTGTCGGGCACCGGCCCCAAGGCGGGTGGTCCGAACTATCTGTTGCGTTTCGCCACAGAGAAGACGCTGACTATCAATACCGCCGCGCTCGGCGGCAACGCGTCGCTACTCGCGATGGGTGATGAATAACCCGGATCGAGTAGTCTGCCCTGCGGGGGATGCCCCCCGCAGGGCGGGAACGTACGAAAAGGCCTTGTAGATCGTCTATAACTAAAGCAGGGCCCTTTCGGCGTTGGACAACAATAACTGCAGAAGGACGACTCAAGATGATAGAAAAAACCTAGCCCCCAGCTTTACCTTCGCGCTCTACCTGAAGCAGGTGAAGAGAAAAGAGTTACAAAAACAATGCGTGCCACTACCGGATTCTGCACGGTAAACGCACTAACCGGTCGGAACGAGTTCCGCCCTAATAAATTGGAGATGTTCCATGGCTATTGGTGTTTGGATCAGCCTATTTGTTTACTTTGCGCTCATGGTTGCCATCGGCATCTATGCGATGCGCAAAGCCACGTCGTCGTCTGAAGACTACATGCTAGGTGGACGATCTCTCAGTCCAAAGGTAGCGGCCCTATCGGCCGGTGCATCGGACATGAGCGGTTGGTTGCTCCTGGGTCTGCCCGGTGCGCTGTTTGCATCTGGCCTGGGTTCTGCCTGGATCGGTATCGGCCTGCTTGTTGGCGCGTTCTTCAACTGGACACTGGTCGCACCACGCCTTCGTGAACAGACGGTTCACTATGGCAATGCGATTACCATTCCGTCTTTCCTGGCCAACCGGTTCCCGACTCAGGCGATGTCGCTGAGAACGGTATCCGCTATCGTCATCGTGATCTTCTTCGCGGTTTATACAGCGTCAGGCCTGGTGGCAGGCGGCAAGCTGTTTGAAAGCGCGTTCTCCGGGATCTTCAACTTCGGTGGTCTAAGCGACTACGCCGTAGGTATCGTCATCACCTTGGGCGTGGTACTTGCCTACACGGTGGTCGGTGGCTTCCTGGCCGTGAGCATGACGGACTTCGTGCAAGGCTGCATCATGATGCTGGCCCTGGTGATCATGCCGGCGGTAGTGCTCTTTGGCGAAGGCGGCGGCGGTTTCGCCCAGGCGTCACAGACGCTGAATGAAGTCGATCCCACGCTGTTATCCTGGACCAACGGGCTGACCTTTATCGGTTGGCTGTCTGCGGTTACCTGGGGTCTGGGTTATTTCGGTCAGCCGCACATCATCGTGCGCTTCATGGCTATCCGGACGCTGAAGGAAGTGCCAGTTGCCCGTAACATCGGTATGGGCTGGATGGCTATCTCCCTGATCGGCGCGGTCTCACTGGGTATTTTCGGCCGCGCTTATGCGGTTCGCAATGGCTTGAACATTGAAGATCCAGAAACCATCTTCATCGTTCTGTCGAACCTGCTGTTCCATCCGCTGATCACTGGCTTCCTCTATGCAGCACTGCTGGCAGCGATCATGAGCACCATCTCCAGTCAGCTGCTGGTGTCCTCATCCTCACTGACCGAGGACTTCTATCGCCTGTTCCTGCGTAAAGAAGCCAGCGATCGTGAGTGTGTGAATGTTGGCCGCATCTGCGTAGTACTGGTTGGCCTGGTTGCTGCCGTCATTGCCTCTGATCCCAACTCTCAGGTTCTGGGACTGGTCAGTAATGCCTGGGCAGGCTTCGGCTCGGCGTTTGGTCCTTTGATCATTCTGTCGCTGATGTGGCAGCGTACTAACGGCGCTGGTGCCATTGCGGGCATGGTGGTCGGTGCTCTCACCGTCATTATCTGGATCTCTCTGGGCTGGAATGGATCGTTCATGGGTGGCCCGGGTGTGTACGAGATCATTCCTGGCTTCATCGCTTCCATGATTGCCATTCTGGTGGTGAGCAGCGTTACTGCTGATGCAGGCGAATATCAGCACATCACTCGCTAAGAGCGCGCGCATGACGCTCTCAACGTAGTGAAAGGCGTAGTAACAAGCGAGTAACAAGCGTAGTGAAAGGGCTCCTGAGGGGGCCCTTTTTATTATCTGCTGATACCAGGCCAACAGGACCCGGCTGGCGGCCACCATCGCCAGCGTAATGCCCTCCCCCAGTTTTCGCTTTTTGACTCATGTTGACCCGAGTCGCCATCAAGTGCCCGGCGTCCTTGCCGGCTGCCAACGCCAGCCCCTACCTGGTCGTTGCGCACAAAGACCGCCAGTGTTGCCACGGTGAATGGGCAAGTGATCGAGCAGTTACGCGCGCCGAGCTTGCGCAGATCTACCTTGAGCATGTGATACCGAACAGCGATGCATAGCCCCCTCATTCCGACCTGAATGAAGCGGCCATAAACCCTATGATATTCATCGTCAGATAGATGCCCGGGCCGAATCCTTCCTGGGAGTAAATTCGGGCAAGCAATGTAGACGTAAATCGTAATATCATTGGCGCCGTCGTCAGCGTTCGGCCCTTCGATGGTCAGGGTCTATCAGGCACCGCTCTCATGCGGGTGGCCCCATCTATCTGCTGCGTTTCGTCTTTTTCGCTTCGTCCCAGAGATAACCCTGACCATCAATACCGCCGCGTTCGACGGCACCGCGTCGCTATTCGCTATGGGTGATGAGTCACTCATTACGAATGGTCTGCCAAGCAGGATAGTAACGCTCCGCTTGGCGGGTACGTACGAAAAGGCCTTGCCTTTCTTTTATAAGAAAAGCAGGGCCCTTTCGGCGTTTGACAACCATAACCGCAGAAGGACGACTCAACATGGTTGAAAACAACCTGACCATCGGCTTTACCTTCGCGCTCTATCTGGTGGTGATGCTCGGCATCGGCGTCATCGCTTATAAGCGCACGACCAACCTCTCCGACTACATTCTTGGCGGTCGTTCTCTTGGGCCCTGGACGTCAGCTATTTCGGCCGGCGCCTCCGACATGTCCGGCTGGCTGCTGCTTGGCCTGCCGGGCGCAGCCTATGTCAGCGGCCTTTCTGCTGGCTGGATCGGCATCGGTCTGCTCGCAGGCACCTGGCTGAACTGGCTGATCGTGGCCCGCCGCATGCGCGTCTACAGCTTCAAGTCTGGCGACGCCCTGACCCTGCCGGAGTTCTTCGCCAACCGCTTCCGCGACAAGACTCAGCTGCTACGTGTGGTATCAGCGATCTTCATCCTGATGTTCTTCATGTTCTACACCAGCTCCGGCCTGGTCGCCGGCGGCAAGCTGTTCGAAACTGTCTTCGGCCTCGATTACACCCTGGCAGTGACAGTCGGCACCCTGGCAATCATCTCCTACACCTTCTTCGGCGGTTTCCTGGCGGTGTCCTGGACCGACTTGATCCAAGGCCTGATGATGGCTGCCGCCCTGCTGATCGTACCGGTCATCGCCCTGTCCGAGCTCGGTGGTTTCAGCGGCAGTAGCGCCCAGATCCTCGCCGAAAATGGTGACATGCTGAAATGGTTCACCGATGCCAACACCGGCGAGTCCCTGACCGCTATCGGCATCATCAGCTCCATGGCATGGGGCCTGGGTTATTTCGGTCAGCCGCATATCCTAGCGCGCTTTGCCGCCATCCGCAGCCCGAACGACATCCCGGCCGCACGTCGCATCGCCGTGTCCTGGTCGGCGCTCTGCCTGATCTGTGCCATGGGTGTTGGCCTGCTGGGCACCGTCTACATGGCCCGCGACCTGGGTGACGGCGAGACCATCTTCATGATCATGGTCAATGCTATCTTCCATCCGGTCATCGCCGGCGTGCTGCTGGCCGCGATCCTGGCAGCCGTGATGTCCACCGCCGACTCCCAACTGCTGGTCTCTTCCTCAGCCCTGACCGATGACTTCTACAAAGCCATGATCCGTAAGGATGCCTCTCAGAGTGAACTGGTCTGGGTGGGGCGCTTCGCGGTCATCGGCATCGCCGTCATTGCCTACCTGCTGGCCCTGAACCCGGACTCTTCCGTGCTGGGACTGGTGTCCTACGCCTGGGCGGGCTTCGGCGCGGCCTTCGGCCCGGCGCTGATCATGGCCCTGTTCTGGCGTCGCATGAACACCTGGGGCGCCCTGGCCGGCATCTTGGTCGGTGGTGTGACCGTAGTGGCCTGGGCTCAGATCTCCGGCGGCATCTTCGATCTTTACGAAATCGTGCCGGGCGTGATCTTCGCCTACATCGCCATCGTTGTGGTCTCACTGATCACCGGTGAGCCGACTGCCGAGATCACCGAGGAGTTCGACTCCATCAAGGAAGGTTGAACCTTTTCCATCTCGAGCAAGTTTCGGTTCAGAGCTAGAACTGCGGGGGCGCCCATTGGCGCCCCCGCTGCGTTTCATGCCTTCACGAACCTAGCTGGCTGACGCCTGACCAGCTTGCTGACCCAGTCCACCGCTCAGGCCGCCGTCATTCGGCCAAGCACGAATAGCGCAAAAACCACCAGCCCCCACCAGCAGGCGGGCGCTGACATCAACTGACGAAGCCAACGACGAGGCGCTGTCACCCCCACCCCGTGCATGAAACCTGCCCCTATTGCCCATAGCCCCAGCAGCACCATCGGCAGGCGCCATCCCCAGGACAAGTCGCTGAGCGCCTCAGGCCGCCACAGCAGCGCCACCGAGAGAACCGACGACAGCACCAGGCCGGCAAAGGGCAGCCAAACCTGCCGTAACATGCGTGAATTCATATGTCCTCCTTGCCGACTCGCCGTTATCAAGCAGCGTCTCTCTGATAGCCAGTCAAGACCAATTCAGATGACTTGGCGAATCATCATCGCTCACATGGC
Above is a window of Halomonas sp. I5-271120 DNA encoding:
- a CDS encoding cyd operon YbgE family protein; translation: MNSRMLRQVWLPFAGLVLSSVLSVALLWRPEALSDLSWGWRLPMVLLGLWAIGAGFMHGVGVTAPRRWLRQLMSAPACWWGLVVFALFVLGRMTAA
- the putP gene encoding sodium/proline symporter PutP, producing the protein MVENNLTIGFTFALYLVVMLGIGVIAYKRTTNLSDYILGGRSLGPWTSAISAGASDMSGWLLLGLPGAAYVSGLSAGWIGIGLLAGTWLNWLIVARRMRVYSFKSGDALTLPEFFANRFRDKTQLLRVVSAIFILMFFMFYTSSGLVAGGKLFETVFGLDYTLAVTVGTLAIISYTFFGGFLAVSWTDLIQGLMMAAALLIVPVIALSELGGFSGSSAQILAENGDMLKWFTDANTGESLTAIGIISSMAWGLGYFGQPHILARFAAIRSPNDIPAARRIAVSWSALCLICAMGVGLLGTVYMARDLGDGETIFMIMVNAIFHPVIAGVLLAAILAAVMSTADSQLLVSSSALTDDFYKAMIRKDASQSELVWVGRFAVIGIAVIAYLLALNPDSSVLGLVSYAWAGFGAAFGPALIMALFWRRMNTWGALAGILVGGVTVVAWAQISGGIFDLYEIVPGVIFAYIAIVVVSLITGEPTAEITEEFDSIKEG
- the putP gene encoding sodium/proline symporter PutP; translated protein: MAIGVWISLFVYFALMVAIGIYAMRKATSSSEDYMLGGRSLSPKVAALSAGASDMSGWLLLGLPGALFASGLGSAWIGIGLLVGAFFNWTLVAPRLREQTVHYGNAITIPSFLANRFPTQAMSLRTVSAIVIVIFFAVYTASGLVAGGKLFESAFSGIFNFGGLSDYAVGIVITLGVVLAYTVVGGFLAVSMTDFVQGCIMMLALVIMPAVVLFGEGGGGFAQASQTLNEVDPTLLSWTNGLTFIGWLSAVTWGLGYFGQPHIIVRFMAIRTLKEVPVARNIGMGWMAISLIGAVSLGIFGRAYAVRNGLNIEDPETIFIVLSNLLFHPLITGFLYAALLAAIMSTISSQLLVSSSSLTEDFYRLFLRKEASDRECVNVGRICVVLVGLVAAVIASDPNSQVLGLVSNAWAGFGSAFGPLIILSLMWQRTNGAGAIAGMVVGALTVIIWISLGWNGSFMGGPGVYEIIPGFIASMIAILVVSSVTADAGEYQHITR